One window of Mesorhizobium sp. WSM4904 genomic DNA carries:
- the choX gene encoding choline ABC transporter substrate-binding protein: protein MSRMKSSVAGLGLAALLSTTAAYAGDPASCKAVRLSDVGWTDIQATTGLASVLLTALGYEPQVIQLSVPVTMASLKNKDLDVFLGNWMPSMTNDIKDYTADGSVETISTNLTGAGYGIVVPTYVADAGVKTLTDLGKFKDKFNGKIYGIEAGNDGNRIILDMIKNPADNLAGFELVESSEAGMLTQAEQSMKNNEWIAFLGWTPHPVMGAMKITYLDGMGDSGFGAATVYTNVRKGYTTECPNAGKFIANLKFNLDMEGEMMDAILKGGDAQTVATDWLKKHPDAITPWISGVTTFDGGDAAAAIKTALGS, encoded by the coding sequence ATGTCGCGTATGAAATCTTCCGTCGCCGGCCTCGGCCTGGCGGCGCTTCTGTCCACGACCGCCGCCTATGCCGGCGACCCGGCGAGCTGCAAGGCCGTGCGCCTGTCCGATGTCGGCTGGACCGACATTCAGGCGACCACGGGGCTGGCCTCGGTGCTGCTCACCGCGCTCGGCTACGAGCCGCAGGTGATCCAGCTTTCGGTGCCGGTCACCATGGCTTCGCTGAAGAACAAGGACCTCGACGTCTTCCTCGGCAACTGGATGCCGTCGATGACCAACGACATCAAGGACTACACCGCCGACGGCTCGGTCGAGACGATCAGCACCAATCTGACCGGCGCCGGCTACGGCATCGTCGTGCCGACCTATGTCGCCGACGCCGGCGTCAAGACGCTGACCGATCTCGGCAAGTTCAAGGACAAGTTCAACGGCAAGATCTACGGCATCGAGGCCGGCAATGACGGCAACCGCATCATCCTCGACATGATCAAGAACCCGGCCGACAACCTCGCCGGCTTCGAGCTGGTCGAATCGTCGGAGGCCGGCATGCTGACGCAGGCCGAGCAGTCGATGAAGAACAATGAGTGGATCGCCTTCCTCGGCTGGACGCCGCATCCGGTGATGGGCGCCATGAAGATCACCTATCTCGACGGCATGGGCGACAGCGGCTTCGGCGCCGCTACCGTCTACACCAATGTGCGCAAGGGCTACACCACCGAGTGCCCCAATGCCGGCAAGTTCATCGCCAACCTGAAGTTCAATCTCGACATGGAAGGCGAGATGATGGATGCGATCCTCAAGGGCGGCGACGCCCAGACGGTCGCGACCGACTGGCTGAAGAAGCATCCGGACGCGATCACTCCCTGGATTTCCGGCGTGACCACCTTCGACGGCGGCGATGCCGCCGCGGCCATCAAGACCGCGCTCGGGAGCTGA
- the choW gene encoding choline ABC transporter permease subunit gives MDPISKFLTDYKIPIGPWGKAFFGFLTDNFDTVFRAFSNGLNFILDGAVDLLLMVPPVLLALVIALVAWLLQRSRPLAIGVFIGLIFIINQNLWKQTVQTLVLVVAAAAMAMAIGVPLGIWAAHKPKVYRVMLPVLDLMQTLPTFVYLIPVLTLFGLGNAPGLIVTIIFVIPTAVRLTHLGVVSVPTAIIEAGEAFGATKRQLLWKVELPSALPTIMAGLTQSIMLSLSMVVFAALIGAGGLGTEINRALGSRRIDLGLEAGLAIVVLAIVLDRMTRIGVGGKK, from the coding sequence ATGGATCCGATATCGAAATTCCTTACTGACTACAAAATCCCGATCGGGCCATGGGGCAAGGCCTTCTTCGGCTTCCTCACCGACAATTTCGATACCGTCTTTCGGGCGTTCTCAAACGGCCTGAATTTCATCCTCGACGGGGCGGTGGACCTCCTGCTGATGGTGCCGCCGGTGCTGCTGGCGCTGGTCATCGCCCTCGTCGCTTGGCTGTTGCAGCGCTCGCGGCCGCTCGCCATCGGCGTCTTCATCGGCCTGATCTTCATCATCAACCAGAACCTCTGGAAGCAGACGGTGCAGACGCTGGTGCTGGTGGTCGCGGCAGCCGCCATGGCCATGGCGATCGGCGTGCCGCTCGGCATCTGGGCCGCGCACAAGCCGAAGGTCTACCGCGTCATGCTGCCGGTGCTCGACCTGATGCAGACGCTGCCGACCTTCGTCTACCTGATCCCGGTTCTGACGCTGTTCGGGCTCGGCAACGCACCCGGCCTTATCGTCACCATCATCTTCGTCATCCCGACCGCAGTACGACTCACCCACCTCGGCGTGGTTTCGGTGCCCACGGCGATCATCGAGGCGGGTGAGGCGTTTGGTGCCACCAAACGCCAGCTCCTATGGAAGGTGGAGCTGCCGTCGGCGCTGCCGACGATCATGGCGGGGCTGACGCAATCGATCATGCTGTCGCTGTCGATGGTGGTGTTCGCGGCGCTCATCGGCGCCGGCGGCCTCGGCACCGAAATCAACCGCGCGCTCGGCTCCCGCCGCATCGACCTCGGACTTGAGGCCGGCCTCGCAATCGTCGTGCTCGCCATCGTGCTCGACCGGATGACGCGCATCGGCGTGGGAGGCAAGAAATGA
- the choV gene encoding choline ABC transporter ATP-binding protein yields MTVAVDFRNVDIVFGADQAGSLALIDKGATRAEILEKTGNVLGCAGANLTVNEGEISVLMGLSGSGKSTLLRAVNRLNVVSRGQVLVNDGDRTVDVVTCDEATLRRLRQKQVAMVFQQFGLLPWRTVEENVGFGLELAGVPDAERKARVQKQLQLVHLDQWSKKYAHELSGGMQQRVGLARAFATEAPILLMDEPFSALDPLIRTKLQDELLQLQAELKKTIIFVSHDLEEALKIGSHITIMEGGRIVQTGAPEDIVLRPANDYVRDFIANVNPLSVLTAWNVMRDRRDLEQGEDGWVWLDRRKTTRFKIDEHGLVAAAERDGKPAVWVSCADVERQPEEGAQVFWANPGTPLKTVMLAMHRSQTAPVALFDEGSRFVGAIGIRDVLSAVLRR; encoded by the coding sequence ATGACCGTCGCGGTTGACTTCAGGAATGTCGATATCGTCTTCGGCGCCGATCAGGCCGGTTCGCTTGCGCTGATCGACAAAGGCGCCACCCGCGCCGAAATCCTCGAGAAGACCGGCAACGTGCTGGGCTGCGCCGGGGCCAATCTCACGGTGAATGAAGGCGAGATTTCCGTGCTGATGGGCCTGTCGGGCTCCGGCAAGTCGACGCTGCTCAGAGCCGTCAACCGGCTCAACGTCGTGTCGCGGGGACAGGTGTTGGTCAATGACGGCGACCGCACCGTCGATGTCGTGACCTGCGACGAAGCGACCTTGCGGCGGCTGCGCCAGAAGCAGGTGGCGATGGTGTTCCAGCAGTTTGGCCTGCTTCCGTGGCGCACCGTCGAGGAAAATGTCGGCTTCGGCCTCGAGCTTGCCGGCGTGCCCGATGCCGAGCGCAAGGCGCGGGTCCAGAAACAGCTGCAACTCGTCCATCTCGACCAATGGTCGAAGAAATACGCGCATGAGCTTTCGGGCGGCATGCAGCAGCGCGTCGGCTTGGCGCGTGCCTTCGCCACCGAGGCGCCGATCCTGCTGATGGACGAGCCGTTCTCGGCGCTCGACCCGCTGATCCGCACCAAGCTGCAGGACGAGCTCCTGCAGCTCCAGGCGGAGCTGAAGAAGACCATCATCTTCGTCAGTCACGACCTCGAGGAGGCGCTGAAGATCGGCAGCCACATCACCATCATGGAAGGCGGCCGCATCGTGCAGACCGGCGCGCCGGAGGACATTGTGCTGCGTCCGGCCAACGACTATGTCCGCGACTTCATCGCCAACGTGAACCCGCTTTCGGTGCTGACGGCGTGGAACGTGATGCGCGACCGTCGCGATCTGGAACAGGGCGAAGACGGCTGGGTGTGGCTCGACCGGCGCAAGACGACGCGCTTCAAGATCGACGAGCATGGCCTGGTGGCGGCGGCCGAACGCGACGGGAAGCCGGCGGTATGGGTGTCCTGTGCCGATGTCGAGCGCCAACCGGAGGAAGGGGCGCAGGTATTCTGGGCCAATCCCGGCACGCCGCTGAAGACGGTGATGCTGGCCATGCATCGTTCGCAGACCGCCCCGGTGGCACTCTTCGACGAAGGCTCGCGCTTCGTCGGCGCGATCGGCATCCGGGACGTGCTGAGCGCGGTGCTCAGGCGGTAG
- a CDS encoding autotransporter outer membrane beta-barrel domain-containing protein — protein MPDPNGEIFAPHNGQDAWISTFGAIRSQGGSGASAGFSEALGGAVAGAERRSGDGFLGGVLLGGAAGSTEVDDDAQEIVHRSVFAGGYLGYDGGAHFAEATFVAGVLEERSRRRVANNLVLGVETARADFNGVFVSPSVTLGMRLPIAAGTLMPSVRLRYVGLFVDDYAETGSDGDLAVSRRDVNVFDARGQLALALAPVRTRSQKWQTTLRAGIDAIAQDSDDLSATLLGQDISFAAGGRKTVLRGFAGADVAAEVGAGMTLNAGFEAGYGSDDAFTIRGQARLSKAF, from the coding sequence ATGCCCGATCCGAACGGCGAGATATTCGCGCCGCATAACGGTCAGGACGCCTGGATCTCCACGTTTGGCGCGATACGCTCCCAGGGCGGCTCCGGCGCGTCGGCCGGATTCAGCGAGGCGCTGGGCGGCGCCGTCGCCGGTGCCGAGAGGCGCTCGGGCGACGGCTTCCTGGGCGGTGTGCTTCTGGGAGGCGCTGCCGGATCGACAGAGGTCGACGACGACGCGCAGGAGATCGTCCATCGCAGCGTGTTTGCGGGCGGCTATCTGGGCTACGACGGAGGCGCGCATTTTGCCGAGGCGACGTTCGTTGCCGGCGTGCTTGAGGAGCGGAGCCGCCGCCGTGTCGCGAACAACCTGGTGCTCGGCGTCGAGACGGCGCGCGCCGATTTCAACGGCGTCTTCGTCAGCCCTTCGGTCACGCTCGGCATGCGGCTGCCGATCGCGGCCGGCACGCTGATGCCGAGCGTTCGGCTGCGTTACGTGGGACTGTTCGTCGACGATTACGCGGAGACCGGTTCGGACGGCGATCTCGCGGTCTCGCGGCGCGACGTCAACGTGTTCGATGCGCGCGGCCAGCTCGCGCTGGCTTTGGCCCCCGTCCGCACGCGGAGCCAGAAATGGCAAACCACCCTTCGCGCCGGGATCGATGCGATAGCGCAAGACAGCGACGACCTGTCGGCGACGCTTCTCGGCCAGGACATCTCTTTTGCCGCCGGCGGCAGAAAGACGGTGCTGCGCGGCTTTGCCGGCGCGGACGTCGCGGCGGAGGTGGGCGCCGGCATGACCCTGAACGCCGGCTTCGAGGCCGGTTACGGCAGTGACGATGCCTTCACCATCCGGGGCCAAGCGCGCCTCAGCAAGGCTTTCTGA
- a CDS encoding MBL fold metallo-hydrolase, with the protein MIFRQLFDSVSGTYSYLLASRRGGEALIIDPVLEKVERYLQLVNELDLRLVKAVDTHLHADHITGLGALRDKTHCVTVMGEQTKADVVSMRLADGDKLAIEGLALDVIYTPGHTDDSYSFMLPDRVFTGDTLLIRGTGRTDFQNGDPRLQYESIFGRLLKLPDETLIFPAHDYKGETVSTIGEEKAFNPRLQVKSVDEYVDIMNNLKLSNPKMMDVAVPANMRVGLHQDDIASRGWSLTAEEALALVGRPDVALIDLREQSERERHGVIPGAIHLPYARLQENIAPGGMLHELAKSTSRQILFYCAFGERSAMAVQAAQDVGISSARHIQGGIDAWRKASGPLMH; encoded by the coding sequence ATGATCTTCCGCCAGCTCTTCGATTCCGTTTCCGGCACCTATTCCTATCTGCTCGCCAGCCGGCGCGGCGGCGAGGCGCTGATCATCGATCCGGTGCTGGAGAAGGTCGAGCGCTACCTGCAGCTGGTCAACGAGCTCGACCTCAGGCTGGTGAAGGCGGTCGACACGCATCTCCATGCCGACCACATCACCGGTCTCGGCGCGCTGCGCGACAAGACGCATTGCGTCACTGTGATGGGCGAGCAGACCAAGGCCGACGTCGTCTCGATGCGGCTTGCCGACGGCGACAAGCTTGCCATCGAGGGATTGGCGCTCGACGTCATCTACACGCCCGGCCACACCGACGATTCCTACAGCTTCATGCTGCCGGACCGGGTCTTCACCGGCGACACGCTTCTCATCCGAGGCACCGGCCGCACCGACTTCCAGAACGGCGATCCGCGCCTGCAATACGAGTCGATCTTCGGCCGTCTGCTCAAGCTTCCCGACGAGACGCTGATCTTCCCGGCGCACGACTACAAGGGCGAGACCGTGTCGACGATCGGCGAGGAAAAGGCCTTCAACCCGCGCCTACAGGTGAAGTCCGTCGACGAGTATGTCGACATCATGAACAATCTGAAGCTGTCCAATCCGAAGATGATGGACGTGGCCGTGCCGGCCAACATGCGGGTGGGGCTGCATCAGGACGACATCGCCAGCCGCGGCTGGTCGTTGACAGCCGAGGAGGCGCTGGCGCTGGTCGGGCGGCCCGATGTGGCGCTGATCGATCTGCGCGAGCAATCCGAACGGGAACGCCATGGCGTCATCCCCGGCGCGATACATCTGCCCTACGCGCGGCTGCAGGAGAACATCGCTCCTGGCGGCATGCTGCATGAGCTGGCGAAATCGACCAGCAGGCAGATCCTGTTCTACTGCGCCTTCGGCGAGCGCTCGGCGATGGCCGTGCAGGCGGCGCAGGATGTCGGGATTTCGAGTGCCCGCCACATACAGGGCGGCATCGATGCGTGGCGGAAGGCCAGCGGCCCGCTGATGCACTAG
- a CDS encoding transcriptional regulator — protein MDQLVSVGESVETYVESTRSSLNDTAAGLCVRLLGQLTISRDGEPVKLPSSRKLRALLAYLALAPHPVSRSRLCELLWDVPNDPRGELRWCLSKLRAALDEPDLRRVETEGDTVALRSADMRIDALEAAAAVAEGIDTLGLERLRALAQLFAGDFLDGLELDRSPHFTSWLIAQRRRFGACHVAVLEHIIGLLPTEADEAAAYIDKWLELAPFDGRAHVALLENLARRGQIGAAEDHLATAAELFHSEELDFAALREAWQEIRARHSGATPCARSMPFAATPAPIAPVDPDATAMRRASLAVMPFAEGTGAGNFRGGLADGLTHDIITRLAKLRDFFVIARGSVFALAEKDIAPEDAGRRLNVDYVATGSVRSLPGRVVVSVELAEVRTARIVWTETFEHKPEDVFAVLDDIGNSIVSSIAAEIAAVERNRAMLKAPNSLNAWEAYHRGLWHMYRFTRQENELAQHFFADALKLDPTFARAYAGLSFTHWQNAFQRWGDRDRESALAFESAGHGLLVDDRNPAAHWAMGRALWLRGDQDGSLLELAKAVDLSPNFALGHYALSFVHSQSGDPQSAIGSSDHSRHLSPFDPLLFGMMGARAMAHARLGQFSEAAEWALKAAARPNAHVIILAIAAHCLALAGRPDEARTFATAIRKTLPDYRADDFIATFRFDRDAETLFRNGAKLIGLH, from the coding sequence ATGGACCAGCTGGTCAGCGTTGGAGAGAGCGTGGAAACATACGTGGAATCCACCCGATCGAGCCTGAACGACACCGCCGCCGGCCTGTGCGTGCGGCTGCTTGGGCAACTGACGATTTCCCGTGACGGCGAACCCGTTAAGTTGCCTTCCTCGCGCAAGCTGCGCGCACTGCTTGCCTATCTTGCGCTCGCGCCACACCCCGTCAGCCGCAGCCGGCTCTGCGAGCTGCTCTGGGACGTCCCCAACGATCCGCGCGGTGAGCTTCGCTGGTGTCTGAGCAAGCTTCGCGCCGCGCTCGACGAACCGGACCTGCGCCGGGTCGAGACCGAGGGCGACACGGTGGCGCTTCGCTCTGCGGATATGCGCATCGATGCTCTGGAGGCAGCCGCGGCGGTAGCGGAAGGCATCGACACGCTCGGCCTCGAACGCCTGCGGGCGCTTGCGCAGCTCTTCGCAGGCGATTTTCTTGACGGGCTGGAGCTCGATCGGAGCCCGCATTTCACCAGTTGGCTAATCGCGCAGCGCCGCCGTTTCGGCGCATGCCATGTCGCAGTTCTGGAGCACATCATCGGTCTCCTCCCGACGGAAGCCGACGAGGCGGCCGCCTATATCGACAAATGGCTGGAGCTCGCGCCGTTCGACGGGCGCGCGCATGTGGCGCTGCTGGAAAACCTTGCGCGGCGCGGACAGATCGGCGCAGCCGAAGACCATCTTGCGACCGCGGCGGAGCTCTTTCATTCCGAGGAGCTGGATTTCGCAGCCTTGCGCGAGGCGTGGCAGGAAATAAGAGCCCGCCACTCCGGTGCGACGCCATGCGCCCGGTCCATGCCGTTCGCGGCGACCCCGGCACCAATTGCCCCAGTGGACCCCGACGCGACAGCGATGCGCCGAGCTTCGCTCGCGGTGATGCCTTTTGCTGAGGGCACCGGCGCCGGCAATTTCCGCGGCGGGCTTGCCGACGGCCTGACCCACGACATCATCACGCGTCTCGCCAAGCTGCGCGATTTCTTCGTCATCGCCCGCGGCTCGGTCTTCGCTCTGGCCGAGAAGGACATTGCGCCGGAGGACGCCGGACGCCGGCTCAACGTCGACTATGTGGCGACCGGCTCGGTCCGCAGCCTGCCCGGCCGGGTCGTGGTCTCGGTCGAGCTGGCCGAGGTTCGCACGGCGAGGATCGTGTGGACCGAAACCTTCGAGCACAAGCCCGAAGACGTCTTCGCGGTCCTGGACGACATCGGCAACAGCATCGTCTCCTCCATCGCCGCGGAGATCGCCGCCGTCGAGCGCAACCGCGCGATGCTGAAGGCGCCCAATTCGCTGAATGCCTGGGAGGCCTATCATCGAGGCCTCTGGCACATGTACCGCTTCACCCGTCAGGAAAACGAACTGGCGCAGCATTTCTTCGCCGACGCGCTGAAACTCGACCCGACCTTCGCCCGCGCCTATGCCGGCCTCTCCTTCACCCATTGGCAGAACGCCTTCCAGCGCTGGGGCGATCGCGACCGCGAGTCGGCGCTGGCCTTCGAAAGCGCCGGCCACGGCCTTCTGGTCGACGACCGCAACCCCGCGGCGCACTGGGCGATGGGCCGCGCACTGTGGCTGCGCGGCGACCAGGACGGCTCGCTGCTCGAACTGGCGAAGGCCGTCGACCTCAGCCCGAACTTCGCGCTCGGCCACTACGCGCTGTCCTTCGTCCATTCGCAGTCGGGCGATCCGCAATCGGCGATCGGCTCTTCCGATCACTCGCGTCATCTCAGCCCGTTCGATCCTCTGCTGTTCGGCATGATGGGCGCGCGCGCCATGGCGCATGCGCGGCTGGGACAGTTCAGTGAAGCCGCCGAGTGGGCGCTGAAGGCGGCAGCCAGGCCCAATGCCCATGTCATCATCCTGGCCATCGCCGCGCACTGCCTGGCATTGGCCGGCCGCCCGGACGAGGCGCGAACTTTTGCGACCGCGATCCGCAAGACCCTGCCGGATTACCGCGCCGACGACTTCATCGCCACCTTCCGCTTCGATCGCGACGCGGAAACCCTGTTCCGCAACGGCGCCAAGCTTATCGGCTTGCATTGA
- a CDS encoding pyridoxal-phosphate dependent enzyme, translating to MLHQLKIRTTAGRGRLFDSILDTVGDTPVIRINNLGPAHATIYVKAEFFNPAASVKDRLALNIIEEGERSGKLKPGQTVVEATSGNTGIGLAMVCAQKGYPLVVTMADSFSIERRKLMRMLGAKVVLTPRAQKGFGMYKKAVELAEANGWFLARQFETEANAAIHEATTAREIINDFAGSRLDVLVTGYGTGGTVAGVGRVLRRERPDVRIVLAEPANAQLIGSGKRQERGAGGAPAASHPAFEPHPIQGWTPDFIPNVLQEAIDKRYYDEVVPIAGPEGIKWAKALAQQEGIFTGISGGATFAVARQIAGTAPAGSVILCMLPDTGERYMSTPLFDGIEAEMDAEEMALSRSTPSCQFEA from the coding sequence ATGTTGCACCAATTGAAAATAAGGACGACGGCCGGCCGAGGCCGGCTGTTCGACAGCATTCTCGACACGGTCGGCGACACGCCGGTCATCCGCATCAACAATCTCGGCCCGGCGCATGCGACGATCTATGTAAAGGCCGAATTCTTCAACCCGGCAGCCTCGGTGAAGGATCGGCTGGCGCTCAACATCATCGAGGAAGGCGAGCGCAGCGGCAAGCTGAAGCCCGGCCAGACGGTGGTCGAGGCGACCAGCGGCAACACCGGCATCGGCCTTGCCATGGTCTGCGCGCAGAAAGGCTACCCGCTGGTGGTGACGATGGCCGACAGCTTCTCCATAGAGCGCCGCAAGCTGATGCGCATGCTGGGCGCCAAGGTGGTGCTGACGCCGCGTGCCCAGAAGGGGTTTGGCATGTACAAGAAGGCGGTGGAACTCGCCGAGGCCAATGGCTGGTTCCTGGCGCGCCAGTTCGAGACGGAAGCCAATGCCGCCATCCACGAGGCGACCACGGCGCGCGAGATCATCAACGATTTCGCCGGCTCGAGGCTCGACGTGCTGGTCACCGGCTATGGCACCGGCGGCACCGTCGCGGGCGTTGGCCGGGTGCTGCGGCGCGAAAGGCCCGATGTGCGGATCGTGCTTGCCGAGCCTGCGAACGCGCAGCTCATCGGAAGCGGCAAGCGCCAAGAGCGCGGTGCCGGCGGTGCGCCGGCCGCCAGCCATCCGGCCTTCGAGCCGCATCCGATCCAGGGCTGGACGCCGGACTTCATCCCCAACGTGCTGCAGGAGGCGATCGACAAGCGCTATTATGACGAAGTGGTGCCGATCGCCGGTCCGGAAGGCATCAAATGGGCGAAAGCCCTGGCGCAGCAGGAAGGCATCTTCACCGGCATCTCCGGCGGCGCCACTTTCGCCGTGGCGCGCCAGATCGCGGGAACCGCTCCGGCCGGTTCGGTGATCCTGTGCATGCTGCCCGACACCGGCGAACGCTACATGTCGACCCCGCTGTTCGACGGCATCGAGGCGGAGATGGACGCCGAGGAGATGGCGCTGTCGCGGTCGACGCCGAGCTGTCAGTTCGAGGCCTGA
- a CDS encoding aspartate aminotransferase family protein, producing MDTLQETALMDETLDPPDWAEMQALSHRIVEEAVAYLKDVRDRPVWREMPAEVRAFFSAPLPREPASIADVYGDVARNVMAYPMGNIHPRFWSWFMGSSNFTGALGDFLAAIQGSNLGGGNHAAGLMDSQVVDWCKEMVGFPAQASGTLVSGGSMANIIGLTVARNVKAGVDVRERGVGAIPKPLRFYASDQVHSCHRKAMEALGLGNRALQRVSTDANLRIDVDALKAAIAEDRAAGFKPACIIGTAGSVNTGAIDDLQALAALAVEEDLWFHVDGCIGALIAIAPENGSLVAGIEQAHSIALDPHKWLHAPFEAGCALVRDPSAHRSTFAVTPEYLESTPRGLASGPWLHDYGLQTSRGFRALKIWMALKEHGVEKFGRLIDQNIAQAGYLARLIEAEPTLELTAPTTINIVCFRRRLEGASEERLKAFNTEIMLRLQEEGIAALSDTTVRGRHCLRVAITNHRTRREDLDLLVRETLRIGKEIEAAAVSV from the coding sequence ATGGACACCTTGCAGGAAACAGCGCTGATGGACGAGACGCTCGATCCGCCGGATTGGGCCGAGATGCAGGCCCTGTCGCACCGGATCGTCGAGGAGGCCGTCGCTTATCTCAAGGATGTCCGGGATCGTCCGGTGTGGCGCGAGATGCCGGCCGAGGTGCGCGCCTTCTTCTCGGCACCTTTGCCGCGCGAGCCTGCGTCCATCGCCGACGTCTACGGCGATGTTGCCCGCAACGTGATGGCCTATCCGATGGGCAACATTCATCCGCGCTTCTGGTCCTGGTTTATGGGCTCCAGCAATTTCACCGGCGCGCTCGGCGATTTCCTGGCGGCGATCCAGGGTTCGAATCTCGGCGGCGGCAACCACGCCGCGGGCCTGATGGACAGCCAGGTGGTCGACTGGTGCAAGGAGATGGTGGGCTTTCCGGCCCAGGCCAGCGGCACGCTGGTGAGCGGCGGCTCCATGGCCAACATCATCGGGCTGACCGTGGCGCGCAACGTCAAGGCGGGCGTCGATGTTCGCGAAAGGGGTGTCGGCGCCATACCAAAGCCGTTGCGCTTCTATGCTTCGGACCAGGTCCATTCCTGCCATCGCAAGGCGATGGAAGCGCTCGGTCTCGGCAATCGGGCGCTGCAGCGCGTCTCGACCGACGCCAATTTGCGCATTGACGTCGATGCGCTCAAGGCGGCCATCGCGGAAGACCGCGCGGCGGGTTTCAAGCCCGCTTGCATCATCGGCACCGCCGGCTCCGTCAACACCGGCGCGATCGACGACCTGCAGGCGCTGGCCGCGCTGGCAGTGGAAGAGGACCTCTGGTTCCATGTCGACGGCTGCATCGGCGCGCTGATCGCAATCGCACCTGAAAACGGATCGCTCGTCGCCGGCATCGAGCAAGCGCATTCGATCGCGCTCGATCCGCACAAATGGCTGCATGCGCCGTTCGAGGCGGGCTGTGCGCTGGTTCGCGATCCTTCTGCCCACCGCAGCACCTTCGCGGTCACCCCGGAATATCTGGAATCGACGCCGCGCGGCCTCGCATCAGGGCCATGGCTGCACGACTACGGCCTGCAGACATCGCGCGGTTTTCGCGCGCTCAAAATCTGGATGGCGCTCAAGGAGCACGGGGTGGAGAAGTTCGGGCGCCTGATCGACCAGAACATCGCCCAGGCGGGCTATCTCGCGCGCCTGATCGAAGCCGAGCCGACGCTCGAGCTGACGGCGCCGACCACCATCAACATCGTCTGCTTCCGCCGTCGCCTGGAGGGCGCATCGGAGGAACGGCTCAAGGCATTCAACACCGAAATCATGCTCAGGCTGCAGGAAGAAGGCATCGCCGCCTTGTCCGATACCACCGTGCGCGGCCGTCACTGCCTGAGGGTCGCGATCACCAACCACCGGACGCGGCGCGAGGATCTCGATCTGTTGGTGCGCGAGACGCTTCGCATCGGAAAGGAAATCGAGGCTGCGGCGGTATCGGTTTGA
- a CDS encoding YciI family protein has protein sequence MFYAILAYHVEETVQSWTSDEDAALMKDLLDMNDRLTRAGKLGPAARLGDTAKAVTLRGPGDGMVIDGPFAETKEQLLGLYVLDCANQDEAVAVARDLKRVNPTAVYEIRPIMLYLPGAPLAAG, from the coding sequence ATGTTCTATGCGATACTTGCCTATCACGTCGAAGAAACCGTCCAGTCCTGGACATCCGACGAGGATGCGGCCCTCATGAAAGACCTGCTCGATATGAACGACAGGCTGACCCGCGCCGGCAAGCTGGGGCCGGCGGCAAGGCTGGGCGATACCGCGAAAGCCGTCACGCTGCGCGGTCCGGGCGACGGCATGGTGATCGACGGTCCCTTTGCCGAGACCAAGGAGCAGTTGCTCGGCCTCTACGTGCTGGATTGTGCGAACCAGGACGAGGCGGTAGCGGTGGCGCGCGACCTCAAGCGTGTCAATCCCACGGCCGTCTACGAGATCCGGCCGATCATGCTCTATCTGCCGGGCGCGCCTCTGGCAGCCGGCTGA